In Hymenobacter sublimis, a single genomic region encodes these proteins:
- a CDS encoding helix-turn-helix domain-containing protein codes for MKTTNPSPIAVTKLRALIVPADVLALEGITLTAKLILAEVIDLYKVKKHVFASDEHFAARLGIGLRTVGDAIKQLHEQGLLARTVNPKARHKRQLTPTLPNLLTDNQSAKLLRNSQASEALVAADSAASAREIRNDSLRNLQEVPAKSAGINTRVNSKANIHLTPTGGVAAEAAARAQYGEIEKEGDAASPLTTSPSSPIVAAAPPASRSRAARTKPKSAPQHPFAESPYADADAFVEALQGTDYAHADLHYYHEVIRTWAESKDARNANWLPMMCNWMLRDAKDQKLKTTSSSPASSSHAYASASSHAKRSHQHETLADVGAVVDQYLEGKYGR; via the coding sequence ATGAAGACGACCAACCCCTCTCCTATTGCGGTTACTAAGCTCCGCGCCCTCATCGTACCCGCTGATGTGCTGGCCCTGGAAGGCATTACGCTGACGGCCAAACTCATCCTGGCAGAGGTCATCGACCTCTATAAAGTCAAGAAGCACGTCTTCGCCAGCGACGAACACTTCGCCGCCCGCCTCGGCATTGGCCTGCGCACCGTCGGCGACGCTATCAAGCAGCTCCACGAGCAGGGCTTGCTGGCCCGTACGGTTAACCCTAAAGCCCGACACAAACGCCAGCTCACACCTACCTTGCCCAACTTATTGACTGATAATCAATCGGCAAAGCTCCTGCGGAATTCGCAGGCAAGCGAAGCGCTAGTGGCTGCGGATTCTGCTGCTAGTGCCCGCGAAATCCGCAACGACTCCCTGCGAAATCTGCAGGAAGTGCCTGCGAAATCTGCCGGCATAAATACCAGGGTAAATTCCAAAGCAAATATTCATCTAACCCCTACCGGGGGTGTGGCAGCCGAAGCTGCGGCGCGCGCTCAATATGGAGAAATCGAGAAAGAAGGGGATGCTGCTTCGCCTCTGACGACTAGCCCTTCATCCCCCATCGTTGCGGCCGCCCCCCCTGCTTCCCGGTCACGGGCTGCCCGGACCAAACCCAAGTCGGCCCCGCAGCACCCCTTTGCCGAGAGCCCCTACGCCGATGCTGATGCTTTCGTCGAAGCGCTGCAAGGCACCGACTACGCCCACGCCGACCTGCACTACTACCACGAAGTCATTCGCACCTGGGCCGAAAGCAAGGATGCGCGCAACGCCAACTGGCTGCCGATGATGTGCAACTGGATGTTGCGCGATGCCAAAGACCAGAAACTCAAAACCACTTCTTCCTCTCCTGCCTCTTCTTCCCATGCATACGCTTCAGCCTCTTCCCATGCCAAACGCTCTCACCAACACGAAACCCTCGCCGACGTCGGAGCAGTTGTTGATCAATACCTTGAAGGAAAATACGGTCGTTAG
- a CDS encoding 5-(carboxyamino)imidazole ribonucleotide synthase: MTPIYPGSVDAAGQRATLGVLGGGQLGRMFVHAAQRLGYFTAVLEPDAQSPAGLVSHHHIQTNYDDPTGLAQLAQLCQAITTEFENVPAQALQTLARTRPVAPGAAVVGIAQNRIEEKAHFTACADVSGVNCAPYAVIETLAQLQAVQADRADLLPGILKTARMGYDGKGQVRLKTSAELAAAWAELGGVACVLEKMLPLTAECSVLVARGWDGQVVSFAPQRNVHVDGILAVTHAYEENMPPALATRARDAAVSIAHHLGYVGVLCVEFFVVDDGSEHGVLVVNEMAPRPHNSGHYTLDACDASQFDLQVHAMAGLPLPQPRQHSPAIMLNLLGEVWFDASGQLREPDWHAVLSLPGTHLHLYGKVQARAGRKMGHLTITGPDVASVKTVARRAAGLLGLLGLDAI, translated from the coding sequence ATGACCCCGATTTACCCGGGCAGTGTGGACGCCGCGGGCCAGCGGGCCACATTGGGAGTGCTAGGGGGCGGCCAGCTGGGTAGGATGTTTGTGCATGCCGCCCAGCGCCTGGGCTACTTCACCGCCGTGCTGGAACCCGACGCGCAAAGCCCAGCCGGGCTAGTGAGTCACCACCACATCCAGACCAACTACGATGACCCGACCGGGCTAGCGCAACTAGCTCAGCTTTGCCAGGCCATCACCACTGAGTTTGAGAACGTGCCGGCCCAGGCCCTGCAAACGTTGGCGCGGACCCGACCCGTGGCGCCGGGCGCGGCCGTAGTGGGCATTGCCCAAAACCGCATCGAGGAAAAAGCCCACTTCACCGCCTGCGCGGACGTGTCGGGAGTGAACTGCGCGCCTTATGCCGTGATTGAAACGCTGGCCCAGCTACAAGCCGTCCAGGCGGACCGGGCGGATTTGCTGCCCGGCATCCTGAAAACCGCGCGCATGGGCTACGATGGCAAGGGCCAGGTTCGCCTCAAGACCTCCGCTGAACTGGCCGCCGCCTGGGCGGAGTTGGGCGGCGTGGCCTGCGTGCTGGAAAAGATGCTGCCGCTCACCGCCGAGTGTTCGGTACTAGTGGCGCGCGGCTGGGACGGGCAAGTTGTCAGCTTCGCGCCCCAGCGCAACGTGCACGTCGATGGTATTTTGGCCGTTACCCACGCCTACGAAGAAAACATGCCGCCTGCCCTGGCCACTAGAGCCCGCGACGCGGCCGTTTCCATCGCGCACCATCTGGGCTACGTTGGCGTGCTGTGCGTCGAGTTTTTTGTGGTGGATGACGGCAGTGAGCACGGCGTGCTGGTGGTCAACGAAATGGCTCCGCGCCCGCACAACAGCGGCCACTATACCCTGGATGCCTGTGACGCGTCGCAGTTCGACCTGCAGGTCCATGCCATGGCGGGCTTGCCCTTGCCGCAGCCGCGCCAGCATTCCCCGGCCATCATGCTCAATCTACTCGGCGAGGTGTGGTTTGACGCCAGCGGGCAACTGCGTGAGCCGGACTGGCACGCCGTGCTAAGCCTGCCCGGAACGCACCTGCACCTGTACGGCAAGGTGCAGGCCCGCGCAGGCCGCAAGATGGGCCACCTGACCATCACTGGTCCAGATGTCGCCAGTGTCAAAACCGTAGCGCGCCGCGCCGCTGGTCTGCTTGGCTTGCTGGGGCTGGACGCCATTTAG
- the purE gene encoding 5-(carboxyamino)imidazole ribonucleotide mutase, whose amino-acid sequence MNTLSTSNTPDTPSAASATPLIGVVMGSSSDWDTMQHAVQILTQFGVAHEARVVSAHRMPDDLFAYAEQAGPRGLQAIIAGAGGAAHLPGMMAAKTTVPVLGVPVASRHLQGVDSLHSIVQMPKGIPVATFAIGTAGAANAALFAVSQLALHDANLAAKLQAFRAEQTEAARAMTLPI is encoded by the coding sequence ATGAACACCCTTTCCACCTCCAACACCCCCGATACCCCTAGCGCCGCCTCGGCCACGCCCCTGATTGGCGTGGTCATGGGCTCCAGCAGCGACTGGGACACCATGCAGCATGCCGTGCAGATTCTCACGCAATTTGGCGTGGCCCACGAAGCGCGTGTAGTGTCGGCCCACCGCATGCCCGACGACCTGTTTGCCTACGCCGAACAAGCCGGGCCGCGGGGCCTGCAGGCCATTATTGCCGGCGCGGGTGGGGCCGCCCACCTGCCGGGTATGATGGCCGCCAAAACCACGGTGCCCGTGCTAGGCGTACCCGTGGCCAGCCGCCATTTGCAGGGGGTAGACTCGCTGCACAGCATCGTGCAAATGCCCAAAGGAATACCCGTGGCCACGTTTGCCATTGGCACTGCCGGGGCGGCCAATGCCGCGCTGTTTGCGGTAAGCCAGCTGGCCCTGCACGACGCGAACCTGGCGGCCAAGCTGCAGGCATTTCGCGCCGAACAAACCGAAGCCGCTCGCGCCATGACCTTGCCCATATGA
- a CDS encoding dihydroorotase, translating into MLLLQNARIASENSPVLLEGDVLMVEGKIQDIGSNLTPPEGARVIDARGRVLMPAMFDAHVHFRAPGFENKETITTGSEAAINGGVTGVVMMPNTRPALDSATAVATVLENATHRSRIPVYTSGCVTKNREGKELAEIEGMRELGVKMLTDDGDTTSDPAVLLRAMQYATEFGMFFASHCEVPELAGPRALNEGVMSYRLGIKGSPACAEEIIIDRDIRLARAAGAHVHIQHVSSKLGMETIRWWKSRGDVKVTAEVAPHHLLFTDEHIGDYDTNYKMNPPLRTQADCDALLEGLKEGVFDLIATDHAPHTPFEKAQDFISAPNGITGLDTALVSLHHFFVEPGKFGWDLVVKRYSAEPRRLMGLPVPAIEVGQEVNCVLFDTEAETTFTRDFMKSKSQNTPFIDQTLKGRVDLVILGTEILLER; encoded by the coding sequence ATGCTTCTCCTTCAAAACGCCCGCATCGCCTCCGAAAACTCACCCGTACTGCTCGAAGGCGATGTCCTGATGGTCGAAGGAAAAATTCAGGACATCGGCAGCAACCTAACCCCGCCCGAGGGTGCCCGCGTCATCGACGCGCGCGGCCGGGTGCTGATGCCGGCCATGTTTGATGCCCACGTCCATTTTCGCGCCCCCGGATTTGAGAACAAGGAAACCATCACAACGGGTAGCGAAGCGGCCATCAACGGCGGCGTGACCGGCGTGGTCATGATGCCTAACACCCGCCCGGCCCTCGACTCGGCAACGGCGGTGGCTACCGTGCTGGAAAATGCCACGCACCGGTCCCGCATTCCGGTGTACACTTCCGGCTGCGTCACTAAGAACCGCGAGGGCAAGGAGCTGGCGGAAATCGAGGGCATGCGCGAACTGGGGGTGAAAATGCTCACCGACGACGGGGATACTACCAGCGACCCGGCGGTGCTGCTGCGGGCCATGCAGTACGCCACCGAATTTGGGATGTTTTTCGCCAGCCACTGTGAGGTGCCGGAGCTGGCTGGGCCCCGCGCCCTGAACGAAGGGGTAATGAGTTACCGGCTCGGCATCAAAGGCTCGCCGGCCTGCGCCGAGGAAATCATCATCGACCGTGACATTCGCCTGGCCCGGGCGGCGGGCGCGCACGTGCATATCCAGCACGTTTCCAGCAAGCTCGGCATGGAAACCATCCGCTGGTGGAAATCGCGCGGTGATGTGAAGGTGACGGCGGAGGTAGCCCCGCACCACCTGCTGTTCACCGACGAGCACATCGGCGACTACGACACCAACTATAAAATGAACCCGCCGCTACGCACGCAAGCCGATTGTGATGCCCTGCTCGAAGGGCTTAAGGAAGGCGTATTTGACCTCATTGCCACTGACCACGCGCCGCACACGCCGTTCGAAAAAGCCCAGGATTTTATCAGCGCCCCCAACGGCATCACCGGCCTGGATACGGCTCTGGTGTCGCTCCACCACTTCTTCGTAGAGCCTGGAAAATTCGGGTGGGACCTGGTGGTGAAGCGCTATTCGGCGGAGCCTCGCCGCCTGATGGGTCTGCCGGTACCTGCCATCGAAGTCGGCCAAGAAGTCAATTGTGTTCTGTTCGATACCGAAGCGGAAACGACTTTCACGCGGGACTTCATGAAATCTAAATCCCAGAACACACCCTTTATCGACCAGACATTGAAAGGCCGAGTGGACTTGGTGATTCTAGGCACAGAAATCCTGCTGGAGCGCTGA
- a CDS encoding aspartate carbamoyltransferase catalytic subunit, giving the protein MARKDLLDIASLHREEIEFLLDQSTSFKKLFTHSVKKIPALEGKSVLMLFYEASTRTHSSFEVAAKRLSAEVTNFDVAHSSITKGESVRETIETLQAMRTDYIVVRHGHPGLPGMIARQTTASVINAGDGAHEHPTQALLDAFTIKEKFPDPRGKKVLIIGDILHSRVARSTSTLLQKLGVEVAYLGPGSLVPKYVPESIPRFTDYEAAMAWAPDVVYLLRVQMERQDVQFFPSVREYHRVYGITTARLAEIRDRGLYIMHPGPVNRGVELCDAVMDYERSLITNQVENGISIRMAVLDWLTPGGEFPKQESTYATRQRADSTVIVP; this is encoded by the coding sequence ATGGCACGTAAAGATCTGCTCGACATCGCCTCCTTACACCGTGAGGAAATCGAGTTCCTGCTCGACCAATCCACGTCCTTTAAAAAATTATTCACCCACTCGGTGAAGAAAATTCCGGCCCTGGAGGGCAAGTCCGTGCTCATGCTGTTCTACGAGGCCAGCACCCGAACGCACTCCTCCTTCGAAGTCGCGGCCAAACGCCTCTCGGCGGAAGTGACGAATTTCGACGTCGCCCACTCCTCCATCACCAAAGGCGAGTCGGTGCGCGAGACGATTGAGACGCTCCAAGCCATGCGCACCGACTACATCGTCGTTCGCCACGGTCATCCCGGCCTGCCTGGCATGATTGCCCGCCAAACCACGGCCTCGGTCATCAATGCTGGCGACGGGGCCCACGAGCACCCCACCCAGGCCCTGCTGGACGCCTTCACCATCAAGGAGAAATTCCCCGACCCTCGGGGCAAAAAAGTCCTCATCATCGGGGATATCCTCCATTCCCGCGTCGCGCGGTCTACCAGCACCCTGCTGCAAAAGCTGGGCGTTGAAGTTGCTTACCTGGGCCCGGGCTCCCTGGTGCCCAAGTATGTCCCGGAAAGCATCCCCCGCTTCACCGACTATGAGGCGGCCATGGCCTGGGCGCCCGATGTGGTGTACCTGCTCCGCGTGCAGATGGAGCGCCAGGACGTGCAGTTTTTCCCCAGCGTCCGGGAATACCACCGAGTTTATGGCATCACCACCGCCCGGCTGGCGGAAATCCGCGACCGAGGCCTCTACATCATGCACCCCGGCCCCGTGAACCGGGGAGTGGAGCTCTGCGACGCCGTCATGGACTATGAGCGCAGCCTAATCACCAACCAAGTTGAAAACGGCATCTCCATCCGCATGGCCGTGCTCGACTGGCTCACGCCGGGCGGAGAATTTCCAAAGCAAGAATCGACGTATGCCACGCGGCAGCGAGCTGACTCAACAGTAATTGTGCCCTAA